One genomic region from Clostridiales bacterium encodes:
- a CDS encoding GerAB/ArcD/ProY family transporter, producing the protein MDTQKDKSTIETKQATGKQLVAIIFMLAMATKMFMLPIMLIQTTGRDGYIIVAIGAAIDLIALGVILVAMHLAGDTDFFTLISRLFGKVGAKIIVAIIGLFMLFKLNVAVAEILTFYGTNVFSDFDTSLMIIVLLAFFCAVAVHTLRALCRLNELLVPIVTVCLTVLIVIVIMTGFDLGNVLPAVRNADKFKTGLTNHAAWLGDFTPLLLFVGRSKMKRFTPLFGAGAGVLGSAVAVFFALVLSAAFGNVPTLIDSTTNLSSILQYTMGNVYGRIDMISSILWSIAVFVEAALFFYCTARCVAFVIGKNAHIFIALGLCVVVYAVQVFALVDPAIFALVVASPASSIVSLVFTVVLPALLLVAAIVDKTKGSAKQKIKPREAV; encoded by the coding sequence ATGGATACGCAAAAGGACAAAAGCACAATCGAAACAAAACAAGCCACGGGCAAGCAATTAGTAGCGATAATATTCATGCTCGCCATGGCGACGAAAATGTTCATGCTGCCCATCATGCTCATTCAAACGACGGGGCGCGACGGGTATATAATAGTGGCTATCGGTGCGGCGATAGACCTTATCGCGCTCGGCGTGATACTCGTTGCTATGCACCTTGCGGGCGATACCGATTTCTTTACGCTTATATCGCGGTTGTTCGGCAAGGTGGGCGCGAAAATCATCGTTGCGATAATAGGGCTGTTCATGCTGTTCAAGCTGAATGTCGCAGTCGCCGAAATTCTGACCTTTTACGGCACTAACGTGTTTTCGGACTTCGACACCTCGCTTATGATAATAGTGCTGCTTGCGTTCTTTTGCGCGGTCGCCGTGCATACGCTGCGCGCGCTGTGCCGCCTTAACGAACTGCTCGTGCCTATCGTGACCGTGTGTCTTACCGTGCTTATCGTCATTGTTATAATGACGGGATTCGATTTGGGCAACGTGCTTCCCGCAGTGCGCAACGCCGATAAATTCAAGACGGGGCTTACCAACCACGCCGCGTGGTTGGGCGATTTTACGCCGCTGTTGCTGTTCGTGGGCAGATCCAAGATGAAGAGGTTTACGCCGCTGTTCGGCGCGGGCGCGGGAGTGCTCGGCTCGGCGGTCGCCGTGTTTTTTGCGCTCGTACTGAGCGCGGCGTTCGGCAACGTGCCTACGCTCATAGACAGCACGACCAACCTTTCGAGCATTTTGCAGTACACCATGGGCAACGTTTACGGGCGTATCGACATGATTTCGTCCATACTGTGGAGCATTGCGGTATTCGTGGAAGCGGCGCTGTTTTTCTATTGCACGGCGCGGTGCGTCGCGTTCGTGATCGGCAAAAACGCGCATATATTCATTGCGCTCGGGTTGTGCGTTGTGGTGTACGCCGTTCAGGTTTTCGCACTCGTCGACCCCGCAATTTTCGCGCTTGTGGTCGCTTCGCCCGCGTCGTCTATAGTGTCGCTCGTGTTCACCGTGGTGTTGCCAGCGCTCCTGCTCGTTGCGGCGATAGTCGATAAAACAAAGGGTAGCGCAAAACAAAAGATCAAGCCGAGGGAAGCTGTATGA
- a CDS encoding Asp-tRNA(Asn)/Glu-tRNA(Gln) amidotransferase subunit GatA: MNILDLSLREYVNAVRAEEFPVREAIAAYLDRIEQTKELNNFITVCSGIADMLAKDRDGLIKHEKWLAPKVPLLGVPIAVKDNIEIAHERCTCASRALENYESNNFARVIERLLYSGAVIVGKTNMDELAMGSSTENSAFGAARNFHDSTRSAGGSSGGSANCVAAKQALAALGSDTGGSVRQPAAFCGVVGLKPTYSSISRDGLLALVPSLDQIGIFARDCDDAYILFYALCERYEMNAEIAEGELNCDMRGRKIGVIKQSLGVAGLDIKVKEQFEKSVAHIEKLGGEIVELNIPSFDAALDVYHIISSAEAVNSIRHKTGVPDIDLTLVGGEVRRRLVTGAYVLGGDNYKRLYIKAAKVRAVIKREYTVALENVGAIITPTSPTVATKLGAARDPHAEHACDKFAAAASLAGLPAVSVPFGTAYGLPVGVQVIGRANDERGILEVGKALMNG; the protein is encoded by the coding sequence ATGAATATTTTAGACTTATCCCTGCGCGAATACGTAAACGCGGTACGCGCCGAAGAATTTCCCGTGCGGGAAGCGATAGCGGCGTATCTCGACCGCATAGAGCAAACCAAAGAACTGAATAATTTTATAACCGTTTGTTCGGGCATTGCCGATATGCTCGCCAAGGACAGGGACGGGCTTATAAAACACGAGAAGTGGTTAGCGCCGAAGGTGCCGCTTCTCGGCGTGCCGATTGCGGTTAAGGACAATATCGAGATAGCGCATGAACGCTGTACCTGCGCGTCGCGCGCGCTCGAAAACTACGAATCGAATAACTTCGCAAGGGTTATAGAACGTTTATTATACTCGGGCGCGGTGATAGTGGGCAAGACGAATATGGACGAGCTCGCTATGGGCAGTTCGACCGAAAACTCGGCGTTCGGCGCGGCGCGGAACTTTCACGATAGTACGCGTTCGGCGGGCGGGAGCAGCGGTGGCTCGGCTAACTGCGTGGCGGCTAAACAGGCGTTGGCGGCGTTAGGCAGCGACACGGGCGGCTCGGTGCGCCAGCCTGCGGCGTTTTGCGGCGTGGTCGGGTTAAAGCCCACCTATTCGAGCATTTCACGCGACGGGCTTTTGGCGCTCGTGCCGTCGCTCGACCAGATAGGCATTTTCGCGCGTGATTGCGACGACGCGTACATACTGTTTTACGCGCTATGCGAGCGCTACGAGATGAACGCGGAGATCGCCGAGGGCGAATTAAACTGCGATATGCGCGGCAGAAAGATAGGCGTTATCAAGCAGTCGCTCGGTGTTGCGGGGCTCGATATAAAGGTCAAAGAACAGTTCGAAAAATCGGTAGCGCATATCGAGAAGCTCGGCGGGGAAATAGTCGAGCTCAATATACCGTCGTTTGACGCCGCGCTCGACGTGTACCATATTATTTCCTCTGCGGAAGCGGTGAACTCGATACGGCATAAAACAGGCGTGCCCGATATTGATTTGACGCTCGTCGGCGGCGAGGTAAGGCGGCGGCTCGTTACGGGCGCGTACGTGCTAGGCGGCGATAACTACAAACGACTTTACATAAAAGCGGCAAAAGTCCGCGCCGTCATTAAACGCGAATACACCGTCGCGCTAGAAAACGTCGGCGCGATTATAACTCCCACTTCGCCGACGGTCGCGACTAAGCTCGGCGCGGCGCGCGATCCGCACGCCGAACACGCCTGCGACAAGTTCGCGGCGGCTGCGAGCCTTGCGGGGCTTCCCGCAGTGAGCGTGCCTTTTGGCACGGCTTACGGTCTGCCCGTAGGCGTTCAGGTGATAGGCAGGGCGAACGACGAGCGCGGAATTTTGGAAGTGGGTAAAGCTTTAATGAACGGCTGA
- a CDS encoding 30S ribosomal protein S21 yields MAVIRVGENESLDSALKRFKRKCQKDNILGDMRKKEYYEKPSVKRKKKEEAARKRFR; encoded by the coding sequence ATGGCAGTTATCCGCGTCGGAGAAAACGAATCGCTCGACAGCGCGCTCAAACGTTTTAAACGTAAGTGCCAAAAGGATAATATCCTTGGCGATATGCGCAAAAAGGAATACTACGAAAAGCCCTCCGTTAAGCGTAAGAAAAAGGAAGAAGCCGCTCGTAAGCGCTTCCGTTAA
- a CDS encoding argininosuccinate synthase, whose amino-acid sequence MAKMKVVLAYSGGLDTTIIIPWLKENYDCEVIAVAADVGQGEELAPLNEKAIKSGASKIYIEDLTDEFVTDCIFPTIKAGAVYEGKYLLGTSFARPVIAKRLVEIAKKEKADAICHGCTGKGNDQVRFELSIKALAPDMKIIAPWRIWDIKSRDEEIDYAVKRGLDVPVSKKHNYSMDRNLWHLSHEGSDLEDPANEPKDEMLLISKPIKDTPDTAEYVTIDWVKGIPTAVNGKKLAPVKLIEVLNEIGSRHGVGVDDMVENRLVGMKSRGVYENPAGSILYAAHKNLEEITLDRDTAHFKEHIALKFAELVYDGKWYTPLREAMSAFVDSTQEYVTGTTKLKLFKGKITPAGMTSPYSLYDEDIATFGADEVYDQKDSAGFINLFGLPLKVRAKMLEKNKTNKK is encoded by the coding sequence ATGGCAAAAATGAAAGTTGTTTTGGCGTACTCGGGCGGTCTTGACACGACCATAATCATACCGTGGCTCAAAGAGAACTACGACTGCGAAGTTATCGCGGTAGCCGCGGACGTCGGTCAGGGCGAGGAGCTCGCTCCGCTCAACGAGAAAGCGATCAAGAGCGGCGCGTCCAAAATCTACATAGAGGACCTTACCGACGAGTTTGTCACCGACTGCATCTTCCCCACCATCAAGGCGGGCGCGGTATACGAGGGCAAGTACCTTCTCGGCACGTCGTTCGCGCGCCCCGTTATCGCCAAGCGTTTGGTCGAGATCGCCAAGAAGGAAAAGGCTGACGCCATTTGCCACGGCTGCACCGGCAAAGGCAACGATCAAGTGCGCTTCGAGCTGTCCATCAAGGCGCTCGCGCCCGACATGAAGATAATCGCGCCCTGGCGTATATGGGATATCAAGTCGCGCGACGAGGAGATCGATTATGCGGTCAAGCGCGGACTGGACGTTCCCGTCTCCAAAAAGCACAACTATTCCATGGACCGCAATCTTTGGCACCTCTCGCATGAGGGCAGCGATCTCGAAGATCCCGCCAACGAGCCCAAGGATGAAATGCTGCTCATAAGCAAGCCCATTAAGGACACCCCCGACACCGCCGAATACGTAACCATCGACTGGGTCAAGGGCATTCCCACCGCCGTCAACGGCAAAAAGCTCGCGCCCGTCAAGCTTATAGAAGTTCTCAACGAGATCGGCTCGCGCCACGGCGTTGGCGTCGATGACATGGTCGAAAACCGTCTAGTCGGCATGAAGTCGCGCGGCGTGTATGAGAACCCCGCGGGCTCTATACTTTACGCAGCGCACAAGAACCTCGAAGAGATCACGCTCGACCGCGACACCGCGCATTTCAAAGAGCATATCGCGCTTAAATTCGCCGAACTCGTTTACGACGGCAAGTGGTATACCCCGCTCCGCGAAGCAATGTCCGCGTTCGTCGACAGCACGCAGGAATACGTTACCGGCACGACCAAGCTCAAACTGTTCAAGGGCAAGATCACGCCTGCGGGCATGACCTCACCGTACTCGCTGTACGACGAGGATATCGCGACCTTCGGCGCAGACGAAGTTTACGATCAAAAGGATTCGGCTGGCTTTATCAACCTTTTCGGCTTGCCGCTTAAAGTCAGAGCCAAAATGCTCGAAAAGAACAAGACCAACAAGAAATAA
- a CDS encoding PTS sugar transporter subunit IIC, with amino-acid sequence MALGLFCTLIIGTIIGEIGYLIGKNWFGNLLYYIGTVAKMIMGAGIGVGIAHSLKANKLTSFSAAVAGMVGANITNIFALSGIQIYGASANPTIGIGDPVGAFVASVTAIEVTRHVEGKTPIDIIVVPLCAIVTGTLGAIALGIPFGILFALLGKAVSLAIGWEPVSFGILVAVIMGLLLTLPTSSAAFGVMIFSSSLINTPELTANAQIGAAAACAGCCAHMVGFAVASFRENRWAGLVSQGIGTSMLQIPNLGKNPRILVPAVVASAVAGPLASAAFGIMCDATGAGMGTAGLVGVINTFITSLENGMAWWYVLIAVLVCYIIVPAAVALGVSELMRKKKWIKLGDMKI; translated from the coding sequence ATGGCGCTCGGGCTGTTTTGCACGCTCATAATCGGCACGATCATCGGCGAGATCGGGTATCTTATCGGCAAAAACTGGTTCGGCAATCTTCTGTATTATATAGGCACTGTCGCCAAGATGATCATGGGCGCGGGCATCGGCGTAGGCATTGCGCACAGTCTTAAAGCAAACAAACTGACGAGCTTTTCGGCGGCGGTCGCGGGCATGGTCGGCGCGAACATAACCAATATATTTGCGTTATCAGGAATCCAAATTTACGGCGCGTCCGCCAACCCAACTATCGGTATAGGCGATCCCGTCGGCGCGTTCGTTGCGTCCGTCACGGCGATAGAGGTCACTCGCCACGTCGAGGGCAAAACGCCTATCGATATTATAGTAGTGCCGCTATGTGCGATAGTTACGGGCACGCTCGGCGCGATCGCGCTCGGCATACCGTTCGGCATACTTTTCGCACTGCTTGGAAAAGCCGTATCGCTCGCTATCGGCTGGGAGCCCGTTTCGTTCGGAATACTCGTTGCCGTCATCATGGGACTACTTCTCACCCTACCCACTTCGAGCGCGGCGTTCGGCGTAATGATATTCAGCTCGTCGCTCATAAACACGCCCGAGCTTACCGCTAACGCGCAGATAGGCGCGGCGGCGGCGTGCGCGGGATGCTGTGCACACATGGTCGGGTTTGCCGTCGCGAGCTTTCGCGAAAACCGCTGGGCGGGGCTCGTATCGCAGGGCATCGGCACGAGTATGCTGCAAATACCCAACCTCGGCAAAAACCCGCGAATACTCGTTCCCGCAGTCGTTGCGAGCGCGGTCGCGGGACCGCTTGCTTCGGCGGCATTCGGCATAATGTGCGACGCGACGGGCGCGGGCATGGGCACTGCGGGCTTGGTCGGCGTTATCAATACTTTCATAACTTCGCTGGAAAACGGTATGGCGTGGTGGTACGTGCTTATCGCCGTTCTCGTATGTTATATTATCGTTCCCGCCGCCGTTGCCTTGGGCGTATCGGAGCTTATGCGTAAGAAGAAATGGATAAAGCTCGGCGACATGAAAATCTAA
- the rpsO gene encoding 30S ribosomal protein S15 — protein sequence MDKQVKAEIIAKYATHEGDTGSPEVQIALLTWRINHLTEHLKTHPKDHHSRRGLLQMVGSRRSQLNYLKEIDIERYRSLVAKLELRK from the coding sequence ATGGACAAACAGGTCAAGGCGGAAATCATCGCCAAGTACGCAACTCACGAGGGCGACACGGGCTCGCCCGAGGTTCAAATCGCGCTTCTTACGTGGCGCATCAACCACCTTACGGAACATCTCAAAACGCATCCGAAGGATCATCACTCGCGCCGCGGTCTTTTGCAGATGGTAGGCTCGCGCCGTAGCCAGCTCAACTACCTCAAAGAGATCGATATCGAGCGCTACCGTAGCTTGGTTGCTAAGTTAGAGCTTCGCAAGTAA
- the argH gene encoding argininosuccinate lyase, translating into MKLWSGRFTAELNEIAELFNDSLPFDRTMYRQDISGSIAHCTMLAHCGIIAQSEADKIVAALEQILKDIEGGKLEVANAEDIHSFVENELVSRVGDVGKKLHTARSRNDQVATDLRLYVRDAIDRTTGLLKSLVLSLINKAEAEKTTAMPAYTHMQKAQPTTLGHYLLAYANMFLRDIERFKDCRKRVNLCPLGSGACASTTFPIDREYTAELLGFDGITQNSLDGVSDRDFVIEYLSCAAQAMLHLSRINEEFVYWSGEEFGYLSLPDEYSTGSSIMPQKKNPDVNELLRGKSGRVVGDLVAMLTVMKGLPLAYNKDMQEDKEPVFDADDTLEISLKVFTAFVDKVTFNRERLESAAAGGHSCATECADYLASKGLPFRSAHEVTGKLVLYCVNSGKTLQSLTLDEYRSFSELFDEGILAAVQPKSAIARRKALGGCAAEELDRQIKTLKSAVNKL; encoded by the coding sequence ATGAAACTATGGTCCGGAAGGTTCACCGCCGAACTTAACGAAATAGCCGAGCTTTTCAACGACTCGCTGCCGTTCGACCGCACTATGTACCGTCAGGATATAAGCGGCTCGATAGCGCATTGCACCATGCTCGCCCACTGCGGCATAATCGCGCAAAGCGAAGCGGATAAAATAGTCGCCGCGCTCGAACAAATTCTTAAAGATATCGAGGGCGGCAAGCTCGAAGTAGCAAACGCCGAGGATATTCACTCTTTCGTCGAGAACGAGCTGGTTTCGCGCGTCGGCGACGTCGGCAAAAAGCTACACACTGCGCGCAGTCGCAACGACCAGGTCGCGACCGATCTGAGGCTGTACGTACGCGACGCGATAGACCGCACGACGGGGCTTTTAAAGTCGCTCGTTCTTTCGCTTATCAATAAAGCGGAAGCCGAGAAAACGACCGCCATGCCCGCGTACACGCATATGCAAAAGGCCCAACCGACAACGCTCGGACATTACCTGCTCGCCTACGCCAATATGTTCCTGCGCGATATAGAGCGGTTCAAGGACTGCCGCAAGCGCGTGAACCTCTGCCCGCTCGGCAGCGGCGCGTGCGCGTCGACGACCTTCCCTATCGACCGCGAATACACGGCTGAGCTACTCGGGTTCGACGGCATTACTCAAAACTCGCTCGACGGCGTGAGCGACCGAGATTTCGTTATAGAATATCTGTCGTGCGCGGCACAAGCGATGCTTCACCTCTCGCGCATAAACGAGGAGTTCGTGTACTGGTCGGGCGAGGAGTTCGGCTACCTTTCTCTTCCCGACGAGTACAGCACAGGCTCGTCCATCATGCCGCAAAAGAAGAACCCCGACGTAAACGAGCTTCTTCGCGGCAAGAGCGGGCGCGTGGTCGGCGATCTAGTCGCCATGCTCACCGTAATGAAGGGCTTACCGCTCGCCTACAACAAGGATATGCAAGAGGACAAAGAGCCGGTGTTCGACGCCGACGACACCCTCGAAATCTCCTTAAAGGTATTTACCGCGTTCGTCGATAAGGTCACGTTCAACCGCGAACGGCTCGAAAGCGCGGCGGCTGGCGGACACTCGTGCGCTACCGAATGCGCCGACTATCTCGCGAGCAAAGGACTCCCCTTCCGCTCGGCGCACGAAGTCACGGGCAAGCTCGTACTGTACTGCGTAAACAGCGGCAAAACGCTCCAATCGCTTACGCTCGACGAATACCGTTCGTTCAGCGAGCTGTTCGACGAGGGCATACTCGCCGCCGTTCAGCCCAAGAGCGCGATCGCGCGGAGAAAAGCATTAGGCGGCTGCGCAGCCGAAGAACTCGACAGACAGATCAAAACGCTCAAAAGCGCAGTGAACAAGCTGTAA
- a CDS encoding spore germination protein: MESVDRILNSFATPTNVVTHDLTCGGAQGALLVHPDLSDSATVRAIVYALNNLDCKSASLGDIKSRVLLEYDINVVSDTEEVTHCLLCGDVILCLDGETNYAVINARSYTTRGITEPPAETVMRGPREGFIEDIKTNLSLLQRRLKTPDLAIDRLEIGKRSQTSVAVCYLKSVASAKIVKQIKKRLEAINIDGVIDSHYLVPYLEEKPLSLFTQVGVSEKPDIVAAKMLEGRVAIFVDGTPMVLTLPFVMIEEFQSGDDYYQRSTYGTFIRVLRYLGLLLATLLPALYVALQNYHYTLIPVRFMITLMTAIKGLPLSPLAETLFVLLLFEIIREASVRMPRAVGMAMSIVGALVLGETAVNAGIISSPAVMITALSSIALFTVPNLIGPMSVLRLLYTLIGGLCGLFGLILAVLFTLHYVCSLNGYDAPYLAPFAPLIPCDFKDAIERTDLPNMKKRPVSIPNMNGTRQGN; the protein is encoded by the coding sequence ATGGAAAGCGTTGATCGCATATTAAATAGCTTCGCTACGCCGACGAACGTAGTCACGCATGATCTTACTTGCGGTGGGGCGCAGGGCGCATTGCTCGTTCATCCCGATCTGTCCGATTCGGCGACCGTGCGCGCAATCGTGTACGCGCTCAATAATCTCGATTGCAAGAGCGCGTCATTGGGCGATATAAAAAGCAGGGTGCTTTTGGAATACGATATAAACGTAGTGAGCGACACCGAGGAAGTCACGCACTGTCTTTTGTGCGGCGACGTTATTCTTTGCTTGGACGGCGAAACTAACTACGCGGTCATCAACGCGCGGTCGTACACCACGCGTGGCATTACTGAGCCGCCCGCTGAGACCGTCATGCGCGGACCGCGCGAAGGCTTTATCGAGGATATAAAAACAAATCTTTCGCTGTTACAGCGCAGGCTTAAAACGCCCGATCTTGCCATAGACAGGTTGGAGATAGGCAAACGGTCGCAGACCTCGGTCGCGGTATGCTATCTTAAATCGGTCGCGTCGGCTAAGATCGTTAAGCAGATAAAAAAGCGTCTGGAAGCTATCAATATCGACGGCGTGATAGACAGTCATTATCTCGTGCCGTACCTCGAAGAAAAACCGCTGTCGCTCTTTACTCAGGTCGGCGTGAGCGAAAAGCCGGATATCGTCGCGGCGAAAATGTTAGAGGGCAGGGTGGCGATTTTCGTAGACGGCACGCCCATGGTGCTGACGCTTCCGTTCGTTATGATAGAGGAGTTTCAGTCGGGCGACGATTATTACCAGCGCTCGACCTACGGCACGTTTATTCGCGTGCTCAGGTATTTGGGACTGCTGCTAGCAACGTTATTGCCCGCGCTGTATGTTGCGCTGCAAAACTATCACTATACGCTCATACCCGTGCGGTTCATGATAACGCTCATGACGGCGATAAAGGGCTTGCCGCTGTCGCCGCTTGCCGAAACGCTGTTCGTTCTTTTGTTGTTCGAGATCATACGCGAGGCGAGCGTTCGTATGCCGCGCGCCGTCGGTATGGCTATGAGTATAGTCGGCGCGCTCGTCCTCGGCGAGACGGCTGTAAACGCGGGCATAATAAGCTCGCCCGCGGTCATGATAACCGCGCTTAGCTCGATCGCGCTCTTTACCGTTCCCAACCTTATAGGTCCTATGAGCGTGCTTAGACTGCTTTATACGCTTATAGGCGGGCTGTGCGGACTGTTCGGGTTGATACTTGCCGTGCTGTTTACGCTGCACTACGTTTGCTCGTTGAACGGCTACGACGCGCCGTACCTCGCGCCGTTCGCGCCGCTTATTCCTTGTGATTTTAAGGACGCTATCGAGCGCACCGATCTTCCCAACATGAAAAAGCGTCCCGTCAGTATTCCCAATATGAACGGGACGAGACAGGGGAATTAG
- a CDS encoding WG repeat-containing protein, whose amino-acid sequence MKIKKPIVALLCATLAITACGALVACGNDQYGLGTTTINLADYVDDTPTEIGYATKTALERINPNNTAAIGSYYSSYYRIFKTFSSPATYSVYFVETGERMTDLTEQPTVVSGTITTLRLSRTNSSTGMVEYAYCAPDGTMIFDYNRYVNSYYDNPVTFTSVSMYEGDNKTATRMIKATAIVKAGETNETITKYFKIDTKSHSYTSYTEVSESNLKEVPSYAETDYTVGGNPDLQYVTYTGSDLEVNGGILDYRYKDFGDTRYFYKNGDKTGSVDMKDGEELGFVGNNFYYYTITTAAPESSSYNLAVQVDGTLVKGNYKLFRYDVVKNSTKELDTDLMILRVDPMYNYSAKAYDAARVYAVEKTDGVFYYADIDVDVPVGESDSSVYIADSSLRIACQVPDEVRNYTSLYKLTDDRFALLGYNSYNSGYVFDGGYNYVCDISGSLYVNEQLISFTHGGKVGLKDYNGKIVIEPKYKSIGTFYGGIAIATKENDDGETISVLLNKNGSETALPQNDAEEGVYVETYSNGIYVVSTRTDSKYTVTVYNYEQKAIKTFENVNTIGNVYVNGSFVSYSDGEYDEVYKIK is encoded by the coding sequence ATGAAAATCAAAAAGCCCATTGTCGCGCTTTTATGCGCAACGCTTGCTATCACCGCGTGCGGTGCGCTCGTCGCTTGCGGTAATGACCAATACGGTCTCGGCACTACCACGATAAACTTAGCCGATTACGTCGACGACACGCCAACCGAGATAGGCTATGCGACGAAAACCGCCCTTGAAAGAATAAACCCGAACAATACCGCCGCGATCGGCAGTTACTATTCGAGCTATTACAGAATTTTCAAGACTTTTTCTTCGCCCGCTACGTACAGCGTGTACTTTGTAGAGACAGGCGAAAGAATGACCGACTTAACCGAGCAGCCGACCGTTGTCAGCGGCACGATCACCACTTTAAGACTGTCGCGCACGAACTCGTCGACGGGTATGGTGGAGTACGCATACTGCGCGCCCGACGGCACGATGATTTTCGACTATAACAGATACGTAAATAGCTATTACGATAACCCCGTGACTTTCACGTCCGTCAGTATGTACGAGGGCGATAATAAGACGGCTACGCGAATGATCAAGGCTACGGCAATCGTCAAGGCGGGCGAAACCAACGAAACGATAACCAAGTATTTCAAGATCGATACCAAGTCTCACTCTTACACTTCGTATACCGAAGTAAGCGAAAGCAATCTCAAAGAAGTTCCGTCGTACGCAGAAACCGATTACACGGTGGGCGGCAACCCCGATTTGCAATACGTAACCTATACGGGCAGCGACTTAGAGGTCAACGGCGGTATTCTCGATTACAGGTATAAAGATTTCGGCGATACGCGCTATTTCTATAAGAACGGCGATAAGACCGGCTCTGTCGACATGAAGGACGGCGAGGAACTCGGCTTCGTCGGCAATAATTTCTATTACTACACGATCACGACCGCCGCGCCCGAAAGTAGCTCGTACAACTTAGCGGTGCAGGTGGACGGCACGCTCGTGAAAGGGAACTACAAGCTGTTTAGATACGACGTCGTAAAAAATTCTACCAAAGAGCTCGACACCGACCTCATGATATTGCGTGTAGATCCCATGTATAACTACTCGGCAAAAGCTTACGACGCGGCGCGCGTTTACGCCGTGGAAAAGACTGACGGCGTGTTCTATTACGCCGATATAGACGTCGACGTGCCGGTGGGCGAGAGCGACAGCTCGGTGTATATTGCCGACAGCAGCTTGCGCATCGCGTGCCAAGTGCCCGACGAGGTCAGGAACTATACGAGCCTATACAAGCTTACCGACGACAGGTTCGCGCTGCTCGGCTATAACAGCTACAATAGCGGCTACGTTTTCGACGGCGGCTATAACTACGTTTGCGATATATCTGGTTCGCTGTACGTAAACGAGCAGCTTATTTCGTTCACCCACGGCGGTAAAGTAGGTCTTAAAGACTATAACGGCAAAATCGTCATCGAGCCTAAATATAAGTCGATAGGCACGTTCTACGGCGGAATAGCGATCGCAACCAAGGAGAACGACGACGGCGAAACGATCTCCGTTCTTCTCAATAAAAACGGCAGCGAAACGGCATTGCCGCAGAACGATGCGGAAGAAGGTGTATACGTAGAAACCTATTCCAATGGCATATACGTCGTTTCGACAAGAACCGACAGCAAGTATACCGTAACGGTTTATAACTACGAGCAAAAGGCGATTAAGACCTTTGAAAACGTAAACACTATCGGCAATGTTTACGTAAACGGCTCGTTCGTTTCGTACTCCGACGGCGAATACGACGAAGTGTACAAGATAAAATAA